In Rosa rugosa chromosome 4, drRosRugo1.1, whole genome shotgun sequence, the genomic stretch AAAGCTGAGTACTTTATGTGTTCATGCCTCGGAAAGGGCAGCCGCAATGTGCAGAAGACTCCTGGTGGCCTCATTTTCCGTCAAAGGTGGAATAACATGCAATTTGTGACAAGTGCCTCCTTCTTGGCCACAGTCTACTCCGACTATCTTACATCTTCCAGGAGAACACTGAAGTGTGCTTCTGGCAATGTGGCACCTACTGAGCTTCTATCCTTTGCAAAATCTCAGGTAACTTGGCAATACCATCTGAATGTTATAAAAATAACTGTTGCTCTGTTGAAACATGTAATTTGATTCTATGATTTTGTGAACATCCTCAGGTGGACTACATTCTCGGAGACAACCCAAGAGCCACTAGCTACATGGTTGGATATGGAAACAACTATCCTCAACAAGTTCACCACAGGGCTTCCTCAATTGTTTCCATCAAGAAGGATTCTTCATTTGTGAGCTGCAGGGGAGGTTATGCTACTTGGTTTAGCAGGAAGGCTAGTGACCCCAATCTCCTTACGGGTGCTATTGTTGGTGGACCTGATGCCTATGACAACTTTGCTGATCAGAGGGACAACTATGAGCAGACTGAACCTGCTACCTACAACAATGCTCCTCTTATCGGTTTATTGGCTCGTCTAGGAGGCGGTCAGAGCGGCTATAACCAGCTTCTTCCAGGTATATATTGACTCTGATGGTCGTTGTTACTAAACCCTTTTTGTTTCTATCATAATACATAATCATTGATCAACAACTTTTATTACAGTTGTTACAACCCAGCCAAAACAAGCTCCACTACCTAAGGTTACTCCAGCTGCTCCAGCTTCATCTTCTGGCCCAATTGCAATAGCACAGAAGGTGACATCTTCATGGGTTGCCAAGGGAGTAACTTACTACAGATATTCCACAACTGTGACCAACAAGTCTGGCAAGACACTCAAAAACCTCAAGCTTACAATATCAAAACTGTACGGTCCTCTTTGGGGTCTTACAAAGACCACTGATTCCTATGTTTTTCCAAGCTGGCTCAACTCTTTACCTGCGGGAAAGAGCCTCGAGTTTGTCTACATCCATTCTGCTTCTGCAGCAAATGTCTTGGTCTCAAGCTACTCATTAGCGTGAGAAAGGAAAGCACAAGCACTCAATGAAGCAAAGGAGAGAGGTTCACACAGTTTCTGGGATCGTAATGTAAGAATTGTGCAGTTATACAGAAATCAGTCCAGAaaggtccttttttttttcctttcgaATATTACTTTACTTATgatgattgggatctgcttagGCTTTTTAGATGAAATTAGGTCGAAAAATAAGTTTCGAAGATTGGAGAAGAAAGGAGTGAAGAGACGGTTTAAAAGGTGTGCTCATCCTCTTTCACCTCCACTTCAGTAAGTTATATAGACAGGTTTGAGAGAGAGTAACAGTGAGGGGTTGAGGGGTAAAAAGTGGCTTCTCATCCTATTTCAAGAAGTATTTGTTTCTTTGTACTTCAAAGCAGTTTTCTATGTCTGTCATTTCCTTTTTTGTGTTGTGAATCTTGTGATGTTGTAAGCTTTGCAACATTTCTAAGTCTTTTGAATGGAATATAGTTTGTGCAATGGCAATGTGTCTCGTACCTCTACCTCTTTGTCTGATATTGGTCACAACTTGCTCTCTTACGAATAACTCCCTTATATGCTAATGGTCGtgctaaaacacacattcacgaAGCTGGTGCCAATGAAAAGCACCATTCTCATGCCTACAATGTGCTGCACTGCTACAGTTGTATGACCTCTCAATTTAGAGATCCTAATCAAATTATTTTTGCAGCTATTACAATACCTCTTAATATCAATTGGCCAATAAAAAGTATTAAACCTACAAAGAGATTCTACTAAAAGCTTATTAGATGATACCTCCTCATCAAGACTTTGTTAAGTTGAATTTTGATGGTTCATGTGGTTGAGCATAAGAAGGCAGCAGCTGGTTTTATCCTCCTAGACAACAGAGGCTATTCTATTCTAGCTTATGCCAAATCCCTTGGATATGTAAATGTGCTAGTGGCAGGAGCTCTGGCCCTAAGAGAAGGCCTAAACTTTGTTGCAATTGACAAAGTATTCCAAAGGAGACTCCAAAATCCTTATGGACAGCCTCAATGGTGAGATCTCTAGCCCTTAAAGAATTAAAATGCGTTCATGATATTAAACATGTGGCTCATAGTTGTTCTTCAATCTAATTCAAGCACTTTGGAGGGAAGTAAATTTTGTCCTTAGCAAGCAGGGACGTAGCCAGGATCTAGATTTTGGGTGGGCTAATTTAAGGCTTgcttacaaattttttttttctttgtcgaTAATAATTTGATAGATTTTGACACtaaattttaaaagaaaaagtaatGAAGAATATtgtaagtaaaaaaaaaaaacaagaacaaaatgtggaaaaagcaaagaaaaacagaCAAGATTTTCCTTTaggagaagaatttttttttaaaaaaatactaATAGGAAAAATTGATAGAAAAGTTGTAACAAAAGAaggggaaagaaaaagaaaaagggaggaGAAATGGGGAAagagacaaaaataaaaaagaacatgAACTAAAGGGCAGAAAATGATGCAAAAAAGGGAGAAATATATTGGTTAATAGTAAAGAGAACTGTCCTGGGACTCGAACCTAGGTCTGCACTTTTAGAGAGAGTTAAAATTCTTGCCATTTGGCCAACTGGACCGAGGCCAAACCATCTGATCAACAAGCATACTTATGCTAGGTAAAATATTAGAAGAATTTGGGTTGGGCTGTAGCCCAACTAGCCCACAACGTGGCTACGTCCCTGTTAGCAAGCCTTGGCCATGATCAGGACATGTCCTTATGGCATAATTTTTTGCCTTTAAGAGCATATCATGCCATGTATTTTGACTCTTTAGGTTTAGGTTGTCTTAGATGTGACTATTTAggtctgtttttcttttcttttgtaatgcacaaaaaaaaaaggtgcttCATTTGTACATTTACATATCTGACATGTTCATAATAACAACTATAATTAGTCACTGTGCACTGTTATGTTGTGAACCATAATCTAAGAATGCATGAGCACGAAACTGTGAATATATATCACTTTTAAATTTGTATTGCACGAGTGAACAAACCTTTTTATACACGAGGATTCATTTTTCCATTAAGTGAACAAACCTTTTTATACAcgatgaaaaaaataataataaaaagaaaaactaacaaaTATATGAAAACAAAACATTTTCTGTTCTAAGAGGTAGTGCACTCCTCAAGTTCAGGCGGTCATGGACTTGTTGAGCTCAACCACTATGACGGTGATATTATCTTTGCTCCCTCGAGCCAGTGCCAGTTGCGCCAGCAAGGCCGCCGCATTTGCCGCCGGACCTCCGCTCATCCCCTCCGAAAACTTCAACTTAATTTGTGCATCCAAACATCTCGTCACAACCTGACACGCAAACTCATTCGATACGACATCCCAAAGTCCGTCGCTCGCTATCACCAGAAAGTCGCACGACCCTGTCCTCTTACTGATGGTCACCTCCGGCTCCGATATCACGTACGGCTTCAGGTAATGGTCTCCGATTGACCGCGACGTCGCCAGCACTCCCAGCACGCGAAAGCCTTTCCAGTCTATCACTCTCCCTCCCGCCGCCTCTACTCTCTCCTTCTCGTCCGGACGGTCGGGGTTGTGGTCACGTGACAGAGGTATAGCAACGCCGTCGCGGCACAGAACAGCACGTGAGTTGCCGGAGTTCGCCACCACGATTTCCTCCTTTCCTATGATCGCCACCACGGCGCTGGACCCCACTGTGTTCACACAGCCCTCCAtctcggcggcggcggcgccgacCTCGTTATCCATCTTGGTGAAGCAGGAGGCCAGGGCCTTCTCCCAGTCGACCCCTCCGGTACTGTCGCTGCCGCGTATCCAGGGCTCGACCTCCTGAGCGAGGAGCTGGTGCAGGCGGTCGCGGCAGGCGTTGGAGACCGAGGAGCCGCCGTGGCCGTCGTAGACGGCGAAGAAGTGGTGCTCGTGGAGCTTGGTGACGGCCACGGCGTCCTTCATCACCCTCCGCCGCCCGATCACCGATATCGAGCCGTAGGATTCGCACGGGGAGCTTTTACTCACATCTTTATCCTCTTCTTCTTGGGACATCATAATCTCGGTGGTCATGCCCGTCTCCTCCGACCATTGACCGGAGGAGGATTCCCCGGTTCGACGGAACTTGGAAATAGCGGCACTCCGGTCAATGCTCCGCTGCCTCTTGTTTATGTGGCACTCGTCGAAGCTTGGAGGCTCGATTCCCTGTGGATTCAAGCTCTCCATAGGTAGCTTTTTTTGTCTATCGTCTTCCACTTTTTTTAGTGTTCGATAGTAGTCTCTCTCACTTACATGTTTGGTTTGCTTTGCTTTAGTGTTTCGGAGCTTCTTGTTCTAGTTCAACTTGGTGAGCTTCGGTTGCTGCTGTTTCTTTTAATGGGTTACGTACAGGAGATCTCCCGCATCAGTGACAGGCGTTCCTGAGGATTGGCGCCACGTGGGAGGTGGAAGAGCGGTCAGCGGTTCTTTTAACCTGAAATCTGTTGGGGGCTTTTGATGAGGATGGAAAAGGGTTTTGTACAGATTAGACCTAAGGTTACCAGGACACGTTGCCCGCCGCGTGGAATACAagtggttttgggttttgggtttcgGCGGGAGAGATCCATCAAACATTtccatttcgatttcatttccgATTGGGTCTTTGACACGTCAAAGGGAAAGAATACTTGGCGCTTGCCTTACGTGGCTTTCCGGAACTGATTCTCTCTTTTAAAAAGGAAACCTAGAACACGTAAGACAATTTGCCAATGACGTCATAGGCTTCGACAGTGTGTAATACTGGGTAATTTTAGCTGGGTCTTTCTAAATatatacccagcaaatatctaaatacACCTGGTAAATATTTTACATCCAGcaaatttataaattttttaaccatacccagcaaattttccaataatacccttttctttaattaaatcCTACAAAACTCATACACCCAGTAACCCTCGTCTTTGGTTTCTTAGGATCTTTAGTGTCGCAAACCATTACATTGCCAGAATAGTTGACAAACATAAAACTGTCCTTGATAATAGGTAATATCTAGAAAACAAGGCCTTTGGATCATGTATGCTTTATTAATCATGCTCCATTCATTGTCTTCTTCTGGTCTGCAAAATGCCATTCTCTCTTAGCTATAAAGAACCGTGAACATGTAATCCGAGGTCCAAGAAGGATTGTTGATGGCACAAACTTTTTTACAGCGAACGGATCGCACATGTGGATGACATTACTACCAAGATCATCATGCTGATAATACTTTTCATATATCAAGTTATCTGGCAACTTAAGTGTCTTtcgattcaaaggatgcagtaAATTAGGTTTGGTTTAAATTTCCTTCCAAGATTTCTTGGTTTAATTTCTGGAAGGTGTGCTCTTCCTTTCTCAATTGTTTGTCAATTTCTTAGAAGCTGCTTCATAGCTTTCGTGCTTGTTGACTAATCGAAGTGCTATTGACTGCTACGCAGCAGGAaagttaagttttttttttgttgaatgaTAAACCGAGATGAACATACCTTATTAGAAGTCTACGAAATCATGATTGCACTCACAATTCTGTCAATATCATGTGTAAAGAGATGAAACAATTataatgaaaagtgaaatttgggtttaaggTTTTACCGGAAGTTTCGACGTGAACATAGTGAACTGCTGgatacaaatagaaaaaagatttCAAATTTTATGGTTTCTTTTGTTATTATCTTACTTTACCATGACTTTTAATGTCATTTCTTATGAGGATATAATTGTCTTTTTATGTATAATTAATTTGCTGGGTGTAcatagatatttgctgggtacatttagaaagacccttttaGGGCAAACATTTCATTTATAAGGAAAGTGTGAAACATTTCCGTTGATCCAAGTGTAGCTGATCTTGATGTTATTGTATGCATATTTGGTCCAACTGTTAAATGGATGGCTCTCTCTCATTTTTGGGTCATAgaataaatttttcttttatcatgTCTAGTCTTTCTACTCAACAAAACATATAATGAATTTTATGATTTTTATATAAAACAAGACAAAAATACATATACGGTCAGTAAATAAAGAACATTAAAAAGATGACACTACTTgcttaaaagagaaactgtGTATGACCTAAAAAAAACTAACTTAAGGCTCCATCAACTTTACTAACAAGAGACAATATTTCCGTCgaacaatcaaaatcaaaccatAAGAGAGGTGAAATAACCATCAATCGCAGACTCCAATTCGCTTTCAAGGCAAAGAGATCGATTCTGCGGCAATCAAACTAAACAAAGATATCACATATCTCATGTTTAGTTATGGTTGCGCTACAAACTTTCATTGAAAGCTCCTTATGGTACAAAGTTATGGAGACGGCACAAGGCCACATCACACACATGAATCGCTGAATCAGATgcattatttttataattaaatgCATCAATATGCGTGTTGACCGTCAAACGCCGCAATCTGAAAGAGAAAATTTGTCTCTGACGAAACTTGGCTTTTTGTAATCTTCGTATAATGTGTCATCGTCAAGAATATAAGAGCGGTTCCTGCAGCTGGCCAGGAGCTAAAAGCTGCAGGGTTCTTGGTTTATATGTAAGACGATGATGCTAGCTCCTTCCAAGTTTAAACCAAGCAAGTGTTATGGAATATCTTCCCACCTCGGTACCGCACCAGCGAGTCATGATCGATCAGAAAACCAGAAGCTAGCTCTCTGATTCTGACTTAATCTCCGTATATACTTCAACATTGTCACTCTCTAATGATCACCACATGCAACCTTTCATTATCTTCTCATACTATGTGCTATATATATTGTTTATGGAATCAAAGagaaaaatttattaaataaaaaacaaaagagaaaaatatcaAGCGGCCGGCCTGGACATGCAGACCAGGTGCactgaagaagaaatattttgagatATTGTTGGACATTGATGGACATTCGAGCATATATACTGTTATTTGAGTTCCATCGATATCAGACACCTAGTGACTTTCTAAGTTTCTGTGCATATAGTACTGCACTACTGCGGTTTTCTTGTGTTTTCTTCTGCTGTCGATCAGCATCTATCTATAGCTCGGTGTTGTTGCCTTCTGAAATTCGGAATTTGGGATAATCTCATTGTTTAAAAGGCCAAAGAATAGATTTTTAGTACTTTTATGATAGGCAGTCCATGAAACTTGATTCAATCATCTACTGCATCTATATGCTGAAGGATATAAGATCATCTGACACTTGAAAAGTTTGTGCGCTTACTGCGCTAGCTAGTGTATTAGAACTTTTGGAGGAGATTCATCTCACTCGATGAagtctgtttttgtttttttttttaaggcatCATTTCACTTGATGAAGTAGAATTAGAAATGTAATAATCAATTAATTGAATTTGACCATTGAAGaggttacattttctttattactAAATAGGTTGTGCATGTAATTAGCATGGTTCACATGGTCTTGCATAGGCGACACTGGATATTATGGTAAATTGGTAGACATCGTTTTGTAAGATCAAATtttcttattattttattacCAATTAAGAAGTCATCATGCACTTaatttttttcatctttttgatCCTTTTACTTATTTTATCAAGACAATTAGCCAAATCCAAAGTACTCTTTAGGAATTTGTTACCCAAATTGCCTTATTTTTGGTTTAACTAACGAAACTTGGAACATATCTGCCATCCTGGTTCTCAAAACAATCAGAACAATCGGGTTCTTTGACTTAAAATGTCATACTAGTTTTCTGTTGGGTTGGGTATCTTTGGACTTGTTTTGGGCATATTTACTTCCCATAACACAAACTTGGGGTTTTACTGGTTGTTGTTTTCGAATTCCACCCTGCACTGATTATAGTTAAATTAACTAGTCTTGTCTAAACCAACACTTGCTTGGCCGGGTTTTCAGTCTTTTGACAATAGACCAACCTTTCTAGGACTCGGGGCACAAATTTTGAACTCAAGTCCAAACTATAAACCCTAAATATATAACAACCTTTGGTGAAGCTTTAGGATCGGGTTACAACCTTTGAAGACTGGGTGCTGCATCCCTTGTgttcttttcttgtttcttgtttgTTCTTTTTAGTCTTTTTTCGGTGTTAAGTTTGTGACCCGATGTGGTCTTCATGCTTTCCTCACGGCAACACACCAACGCGCAGTGTGATGACGATGTTCTAACTAGATTTTATCACCTGTATTTACTAGTTGAGTGGCGAAGACGGCCGGAGCTCATTTTTCCTCCTTGGTTTGAGCCATGGTATAggctcaacaatttaaatgtaatgtataagtcatacaactttaaagaggcaaattggtataggctaatgtatttgtaattaaaatcgaaatttttatcttatgtccacgcacatccatcgatgaaatatttcaaacatgatgtaaaaaaataagcaagttttgcggtcatcacgccatcggtcaatcaagaaaacatacaatcgactacggttgaccaatctgatcaggtttgaaactatggtgaaattgattaaatttttaaccacactcataattta encodes the following:
- the LOC133743753 gene encoding endoglucanase 6 is translated as MEKFVRLISMAPLFLLLCFPLALAGHDYGAALSKSILFFEAQRSGVLPRNQRVTWRSNSGLYDGKTSGVDLVGGYYDAGDNVKFGLPMAFTVTMMSWSIIEYGKQMASSGELGHAMDAVKWGTDYFIKAHPEPNVLYGEVGDGNSDHYCWQRPEDMTTDRHAYKISPSNPGSDLAGETAAAMAAASIVFHRTNPAYSRELLQHAYQLFDFADKYRGKYDSSITVAQKYYRSISGYNDELLWAAAWLYQASNNEYYLNYLANNGDSMGGTGWGMTEFGWDVKYSGVQTLVAKFLMQGKAGKHAAVFEKYTAKAEYFMCSCLGKGSRNVQKTPGGLIFRQRWNNMQFVTSASFLATVYSDYLTSSRRTLKCASGNVAPTELLSFAKSQVDYILGDNPRATSYMVGYGNNYPQQVHHRASSIVSIKKDSSFVSCRGGYATWFSRKASDPNLLTGAIVGGPDAYDNFADQRDNYEQTEPATYNNAPLIGLLARLGGGQSGYNQLLPVVTTQPKQAPLPKVTPAAPASSSGPIAIAQKVTSSWVAKGVTYYRYSTTVTNKSGKTLKNLKLTISKLYGPLWGLTKTTDSYVFPSWLNSLPAGKSLEFVYIHSASAANVLVSSYSLA
- the LOC133746033 gene encoding probable protein phosphatase 2C 8 — translated: MESLNPQGIEPPSFDECHINKRQRSIDRSAAISKFRRTGESSSGQWSEETGMTTEIMMSQEEEDKDVSKSSPCESYGSISVIGRRRVMKDAVAVTKLHEHHFFAVYDGHGGSSVSNACRDRLHQLLAQEVEPWIRGSDSTGGVDWEKALASCFTKMDNEVGAAAAEMEGCVNTVGSSAVVAIIGKEEIVVANSGNSRAVLCRDGVAIPLSRDHNPDRPDEKERVEAAGGRVIDWKGFRVLGVLATSRSIGDHYLKPYVISEPEVTISKRTGSCDFLVIASDGLWDVVSNEFACQVVTRCLDAQIKLKFSEGMSGGPAANAAALLAQLALARGSKDNITVIVVELNKSMTA